Proteins from one Ranitomeya variabilis isolate aRanVar5 chromosome 1, aRanVar5.hap1, whole genome shotgun sequence genomic window:
- the LOC143764214 gene encoding uncharacterized protein LOC143764214: protein MCRADCKCVFNLQNHQDTAAAHQDTAAAHQDTATAHQDTATAHQDTAAAHQDHKTMSSSDSPPPQQQRVSEAESDEELSEGGETGGEMQVEEEPSAAAAAPAAAAEGSPRQSQSRRTRRHGRPSASQRAPAEEEDDDDDDIDVDCLIEEVREREPLWNMADRRHADTGVTRRLWDEVCRTLFPRRESLHPQQQSKLVGKVRKRWRSLRDRFKREFNDEMKAPSGSAGRKRSRYKYGQALSFLRRTMLSRVTFSSHRAPASSSAPSEAIPPESATEGHVGRPHTSVPSSDPSVLSSDPSVPSTSSAPSSGALLQASLLASDAEQLAFPLPHPSDPATSTPPLGSWRQRQRGQERSYAPEFLHLNASFQGSFKILGEQVTAGFNMVQSRISETSQETSSRLDRLHSAVSPDPANLFFQSMLMSMEKLSFEQQMRVMNTCHNAALQAINESTHTPHHTSTPIPHHTPHYQTQPQYPHQQHYQTQLQSPHQHHYQTPRHSHYPTQSQYPTQSPQQSRPLDQITSPMFSLLNFSLPPTPTPPPSGQPLGLTPTSTAPQTSRVSPPIDVVQPSGTSSSHISTQHFENL, encoded by the exons atgtgtcgagcagattgcaagtgtgtctttaacttacagaaccaccaggacacagccgctgcccaccaggacacagccgctgcccaccaggacacagccactgcccaccaggacacagccactgcccaccaggacacagccgctgcccaccaggaccacaaaacgatgtcctcttctgacagccctcctccacagcaacagcgtgtatcg gaagctgaatcagatgaggagctgtcagaagggggcgagacgggtggagagatgcaagtggaggaggaaccaagt gctgctgctgctgctcctgctgctgccgctgaaggctctcccagacagtcccagagtcggcggactcgtcgccacggtcggccatca gcttcacagcgtgctcccgcagaagaggaggatgatgatgatgatgacattgatgtagactgtctcatcgaggaggttcgtgagcgggagccgctgtggaacatggctgaccgcaggcatgcagataccggtgtcacccgtcggctctgggacgaagtgtgtcgcaccctgtttccaaggcgggagagccttcatcctcagcagcagagcaaactag ttggaaaggttaggaagcggtggcggtcactgagggatcgctttaagagggaattcaatgatgagatgaaggccccgagtggctctgcaggaaggaagaggagcagatataaatatggccaggccctctccttcctgaggcgaacaatgctgagcagagt caccttctccagccaccgggcgcctgcatcttcctctgcgccctctgaagcgatccctcctgagtccgccactgagggccacgtcggtaggccccacacctctgtcccctcctctgacccctctgtcctctcctctgacccctctgtcccctccacttcatccgccccaagcagtggagcattattgcaggcttcattgctcgcatctgatgctgaacagttagcgttccctttaccccacccctctgatcctgccacctcgacaccaccattaggttcgtggcggcagcgccagaggggtcaggaaaggagctatgctcctgagttcttacacctgaatgcatccttccaaggctctttcaaaattttgggagagcaagtgactgctggtttcaacatggtgcaatcacgcatcagtgaaacaagccaggaaaccagcagtcgcttggataggctgcattcagctgtaagtcccgatccggccaacctttttttccaatccatgctcatgagcatggagaagctttcttttgagcaacagatgcgggtaatgaatacctgccataatgctgcactgcaggccattaatgaatcgacccacacacctcaccacacctccactccaattccacaccataccccccattaccaaacccagccccaatacccacaccagcagcattaccaaacccagctccaatccccacaccagcaccattaccaaaccccacgccactcccactaccctacccagtcacaatacccgacccagtccccacaacaatcccggcccctagaccaaattacttccccaatgttttccttactgaacttttctcttccacctaccccaacaccacccccctctggtcagcctcttggtttaacccccacttccactgcaccccaaacaagtagggtttccccacctatcgacgtggtccaaccttccggcacatcctcctctcatatctccacccaacactttgaaaatttgtaa